The following proteins are encoded in a genomic region of Enterocloster clostridioformis:
- the whiA gene encoding DNA-binding protein WhiA: MSFSSNVKDELSRQMPGARHCQIAETAAILSLCGRVKISASDRFWIEIHTENVAVARKYFTLLKKTFNIRTDVSIRSGMNHVRSRTYIVAVREHEEALKVLQAVKLINSQGEIGENLSLIRNVVLQNACCRRAFIRGAFLAAGSISAPEKFYHFEIVCPTEPKAEQLKNIIATFDIEAKIVPRKKYYVVYIKEGSQIVDILNVMEAPVSLMELENIRIVKEMRGSVNRQVNCETANINKTVSAAVKQIEDIRFIQSAAGLSGLPESLQEMARIRLERPEATLKELGEALEPPVGKSGVNHRLRKLSLVAEELRQQYPDRNTSSLQ, from the coding sequence ATGTCATTTTCTTCCAACGTAAAAGACGAGCTGTCCAGGCAGATGCCCGGGGCTCGCCACTGCCAGATAGCAGAAACAGCAGCTATCCTGAGTCTGTGCGGCAGGGTAAAGATATCGGCCTCAGACCGTTTTTGGATTGAAATCCATACGGAAAATGTGGCAGTTGCAAGAAAGTACTTTACATTATTGAAAAAAACATTTAATATAAGAACGGATGTCTCGATTCGCAGTGGAATGAATCACGTGCGGAGCAGGACATACATCGTAGCAGTCAGAGAACATGAGGAAGCCCTCAAGGTCCTGCAGGCAGTGAAGCTTATTAATTCCCAGGGTGAAATTGGTGAAAACCTTTCCCTGATTCGGAATGTAGTTCTTCAGAATGCCTGCTGCAGACGGGCTTTCATACGTGGCGCCTTCCTGGCGGCCGGTTCCATCAGCGCCCCGGAGAAGTTCTACCACTTTGAAATCGTGTGTCCCACCGAGCCGAAGGCGGAACAGCTTAAAAACATCATTGCTACCTTTGATATCGAGGCCAAGATAGTGCCGAGGAAAAAGTACTATGTGGTCTATATCAAGGAGGGCAGTCAGATTGTGGACATCCTTAACGTGATGGAGGCTCCGGTATCCCTTATGGAGCTGGAGAATATCCGCATTGTCAAGGAGATGAGGGGCAGCGTAAACCGCCAGGTCAACTGCGAGACTGCCAATATCAATAAGACCGTGTCAGCTGCGGTAAAACAGATAGAGGACATCCGTTTCATCCAGTCTGCTGCCGGTCTTTCGGGTCTGCCTGAGAGCCTTCAGGAGATGGCCCGTATACGGCTGGAACGGCCGGAGGCGACCTTAAAGGAATTGGGGGAGGCCCTGGAACCGCCTGTGGGTAAATCGGGCGTGAACCACCGTTTGAGGAAATTAAGCCTTGTGGCTGAGGAACTGCGGCAGCAGTATCCAGACCGTAATACATCAAGTTTGCAATAG
- the pfkA gene encoding 6-phosphofructokinase has product MAKAVKTIGVLTSGGDAPGMNAAIRAVVRTAINKGLKVKGIMRGYAGLLEEEIVDMESTSVSDIINRGGTILYTARCKEFTTAEGQQKGADICRKHGIDGMVVIGGDGSFRGAGKLSALGINTIGLPGTIDLDIACTDYTIGFDTAVNTAMEAIDKIRDTSTSHERCSIVEVMGRNAGYIALWCGIGNGAEDILLPERYDGNEQALINRIIDNRRRGKKHNIIINAEGIGHSGSMAKRIEAATGIETRATILGHMQRGGTPTCKDRVYASIMGAKAAELLAVGKSNRLVAYKHGEFVDFDIQEALNMTKDIPEEQYEIAKILIR; this is encoded by the coding sequence ATGGCAAAGGCAGTGAAAACCATTGGAGTACTTACCAGCGGAGGCGATGCGCCGGGAATGAACGCAGCTATTCGCGCGGTTGTAAGGACTGCTATCAATAAGGGCCTTAAGGTAAAGGGTATCATGCGTGGATACGCAGGCCTGCTGGAAGAGGAAATCGTGGACATGGAGTCCACCAGCGTGTCTGACATCATCAACCGCGGCGGCACCATCCTTTACACGGCAAGATGTAAGGAGTTCACCACAGCGGAAGGCCAGCAGAAGGGCGCTGACATCTGCCGCAAGCATGGCATTGACGGAATGGTGGTCATCGGAGGAGACGGTTCCTTCCGGGGCGCGGGAAAGCTGTCTGCCCTGGGCATCAATACAATCGGCCTTCCGGGAACCATTGACCTGGATATTGCCTGTACCGATTATACCATTGGTTTTGACACGGCTGTCAACACGGCCATGGAAGCAATTGATAAGATTCGCGATACATCCACATCCCATGAGCGGTGCAGCATCGTGGAGGTTATGGGGCGCAACGCCGGATACATCGCGCTGTGGTGCGGCATTGGAAACGGCGCGGAGGATATCCTTCTCCCGGAGCGCTATGACGGCAATGAGCAGGCTCTGATTAACCGGATTATCGACAACCGCAGACGGGGCAAGAAACACAACATTATCATCAACGCGGAGGGAATCGGCCATTCCGGTTCCATGGCAAAGCGCATTGAGGCTGCCACAGGCATTGAGACAAGAGCCACCATCCTGGGCCACATGCAGCGCGGCGGAACGCCTACCTGTAAGGACAGGGTATATGCCTCCATCATGGGCGCCAAGGCGGCAGAGCTTCTGGCCGTAGGCAAGAGCAACCGTCTGGTGGCCTATAAGCACGGTGAGTTTGTGGATTTCGATATCCAGGAAGCCCTGAATATGACAAAGGACATCCCGGAAGAGCAGTATGAGATAGCCAAGATACTGATCCGCTAA
- the hprK gene encoding HPr(Ser) kinase/phosphatase: MHGVTISELIVKMKLKNTTPEIDTDKIVLTHPDVNRPALQLTGFFDHFDRERVQIIGYVEQAYINTMDQEQKRRMYDKLTSSQIPCLVFSRDQEPDEDLLEFCNYYGVPCLVSDKTTSALMAEIIRWLNVKLAPCISIHGVLIDVFGEGVLIMGESGIGKSEAALELIKRGHRLVTDDVVEIRRVSDDTLIGSAPDITKHFIELRGIGIIDVKTLFGVESVKDTQSIDMVIKLEDWSKDKEYDRLGLEDQYTEFLGNQVVCHTIPIRPGRNLAIIVESAAVNYRQKKMGYNAAQELYNRVQANLGKGQEN; the protein is encoded by the coding sequence ATGCATGGAGTAACTATATCGGAATTAATCGTAAAAATGAAGCTTAAAAACACCACGCCGGAGATTGACACGGACAAGATTGTGCTGACCCATCCGGACGTGAACCGTCCGGCCCTGCAGCTCACGGGTTTCTTTGACCATTTTGACAGGGAGCGGGTTCAAATCATCGGATACGTAGAGCAGGCATATATTAATACCATGGACCAGGAGCAGAAGCGCCGGATGTACGATAAGCTCACATCCAGCCAGATTCCCTGTCTGGTGTTCAGCCGCGACCAGGAGCCGGATGAAGACCTTTTGGAATTCTGTAATTACTATGGCGTTCCCTGCCTTGTGTCTGATAAGACCACCTCTGCCCTGATGGCAGAAATCATCCGCTGGCTTAACGTGAAGCTGGCTCCCTGTATCAGTATCCACGGCGTTCTGATTGACGTATTCGGCGAGGGCGTGCTGATTATGGGCGAGAGCGGCATCGGCAAGAGCGAGGCTGCCCTGGAACTGATTAAGCGGGGACACCGTCTGGTGACGGATGACGTGGTGGAGATACGCCGGGTCAGCGATGACACCCTGATTGGAAGCGCTCCTGACATCACCAAGCATTTTATCGAACTGCGCGGCATCGGTATCATCGATGTAAAGACCCTGTTCGGTGTGGAGAGCGTTAAGGATACCCAGTCCATTGACATGGTCATCAAGCTGGAGGACTGGAGCAAGGATAAGGAGTACGACAGATTGGGCCTGGAAGACCAGTACACGGAATTTTTGGGCAACCAGGTGGTCTGCCACACCATCCCCATCCGTCCGGGACGTAATCTGGCCATTATCGTGGAGTCCGCGGCTGTCAACTACCGCCAGAAGAAGATGGGCTACAATGCAGCCCAGGAGCTTTACAACCGGGTACAGGCCAATCTTGGAAAGGGCCAGGAAAATTAA
- a CDS encoding DUF6145 family protein — MKDTTVLCGANSYEQKYYFNQDFKSLPQSIRDELQIMCVLYTEDVGGVLTMEFDEKGNLEFRVTSEETDYLFDEIGSVLKIKQYQEEKKEMLEALELYYRTFFLGEDIDIEDDGED; from the coding sequence ATGAAGGATACGACAGTGCTCTGCGGAGCCAATTCCTATGAACAAAAATATTATTTTAACCAGGATTTCAAATCCCTGCCACAGTCCATAAGGGACGAACTCCAGATCATGTGTGTGCTCTATACAGAGGATGTGGGCGGCGTGCTGACCATGGAATTTGACGAAAAAGGAAACCTGGAATTCAGGGTAACCTCAGAGGAAACGGATTATCTCTTTGACGAGATAGGAAGCGTCCTTAAAATCAAGCAGTACCAGGAAGAAAAAAAGGAAATGCTGGAAGCGCTGGAACTGTATTACAGGACATTTTTCCTGGGAGAGGACATAGATATAGAGGATGACGGGGAAGATTAG
- the rapZ gene encoding RNase adapter RapZ, with protein MKLVIVTGMSGAGKTIALKMLEDLGFYCVDNLPISLVDKFAQLAAAGSDISQAALGIDIRSGEELSQLDAIFRGWKELGMDYQILFLDANDGVLIKRYKETRRSHPLAGTGRLDKGIEKERVKLAFLKKDADFIIDTSKLLTRELRQELEKIFLKHQEYCNMFVTVLSFGFKYGIPEDADLVFDVRFLPNPYYVEELRQLTGEDQSVRDYVMQGGTCAQFLDKLYDMMDFLLPNYINEGKNQLVVAVGCTGGKHRSVTVARALCGHLTAKAEYGIKIEHRDIDKDNKRK; from the coding sequence ATGAAGCTTGTGATTGTAACCGGAATGTCCGGGGCAGGCAAGACAATTGCACTGAAAATGCTGGAGGATTTGGGCTTTTACTGTGTGGATAACCTGCCCATATCTCTGGTGGATAAATTTGCCCAGCTGGCAGCGGCCGGCAGTGACATCAGCCAGGCCGCCCTGGGCATAGACATCCGCAGCGGCGAGGAACTGAGCCAGCTGGATGCTATTTTCAGGGGATGGAAGGAACTGGGGATGGATTACCAGATTCTGTTCCTGGATGCCAATGACGGGGTCCTGATTAAGCGGTACAAGGAAACCCGCCGCAGCCATCCCCTGGCCGGGACAGGCAGGCTGGACAAAGGAATTGAAAAGGAGAGGGTCAAGCTGGCCTTTCTCAAGAAAGATGCGGATTTCATCATTGACACCAGCAAGCTTCTTACCAGGGAGCTGCGGCAGGAACTGGAGAAAATATTCCTCAAACACCAGGAGTACTGCAACATGTTCGTCACAGTCCTCTCCTTTGGCTTTAAGTATGGGATTCCGGAGGATGCGGACCTGGTTTTCGACGTGCGTTTTCTGCCTAATCCCTACTATGTGGAGGAACTGCGCCAGCTGACAGGGGAGGATCAGTCTGTCCGGGATTATGTGATGCAGGGAGGCACCTGCGCGCAGTTTTTGGACAAGCTCTATGATATGATGGATTTCCTCCTGCCTAATTATATCAATGAAGGAAAGAACCAGCTGGTGGTGGCGGTGGGATGCACCGGAGGCAAGCACCGCTCCGTGACGGTTGCCAGGGCCCTTTGCGGCCACCTGACCGCCAAGGCCGAATACGGCATCAAAATAGAACACAGGGACATCGACAAAGACAATAAAAGGAAGTAG
- a CDS encoding DNA polymerase III subunit alpha, with the protein MAFTHLHVHTEYSLLDGSCKIKELTARAKELGMDSMAVTDHGVMYGVIDFYKAAREAGIKPILGCEVYVAPGSRFDRETVSGEDRYYHLVLLAENNKGYENLMKIVSKGFVDGFYYKPRVDYEVLRTYREGIIALSACLAGEVQRCLTRGMYEEAVRASERYVDIFGKDNFFLELQDHGLPDQRLVNQGLMRMSRDTGLKLVATNDIHYTYAEDEKAHDILLCIQTGKKVADEDRMRYEGGQYYCKSEEEMRALFPYAPEAIENTHMIAERCNVEIEFGVTKLPKYEVPEGFDSWSYLNHLCREGFKTRYPDDDGTLSSRLDYELDVIRSMGYVDYFLIVWDFINYARSQDIIVGPGRGSAAGSIVSYTLGITNIDPVRYNLLFERFLNPERVSMPDIDIDFCYERRQEVIDYVVRKYGKDQVVQIVTFGTLAAKGVVRDVGRVLDLPYSLCDTIAKMIPGDLGMTLDKALTMNPDLKKAYNEDEQVHYLIDMSRRLEGLPRHTSMHAAGVVIGSRSIDEFVPLSRASDGTITTQFTMTTIEELGLLKMDFLGLRTLTVIQNAVRLAEKDYCITIDIDHIDFDDKKVLESIGTGRTEGVFQLESAGMKSFMKELKAENLEDIIAGISLYRPGPMDFIPKYLKGKNDRASITYDCPQLEPILSPTYGCIVYQEQVMQIVRDLAGYTMGRSDLVRRAMSKKKTSVMEKERQNFVYGNQSEGVKGCVNNGIDEKTANHIYDEMIDFAKYAFNKSHAAAYAVVSYQTAYLKYYYPREFMAALMTSVMDNVSKFSEYVLTCRRMMGIPVLPPDINEGESGFSVSGDAIRYGLSAIKSVGKPVTEVILAERERNGPFRSMEDFVGRMSMKEVNKRTLENFIKSGALDTLPGTRRQKMAVAPTMLEEKAREKKSMFEGQLSLFDIAGEEDRNEFQITFPDVGEYSKDELLAFEKEILGVYISGHPLDDYEDTWRRNITATSAQFIVDEETDEAGVEDGSRAVIGGLVAGKTVKTTRTNQLMAFITLEDLLGPVEVIVFPRDYEANRDLFTEDSKLFIRGRVSIGDDPVGKLVCEQVIPFDSVPKELWLQFPDMETYQAGEQRLLTSLRSCEGKDRVVIYLQKERAKKVLPANWNVQVTPGLLEELGKGLGEKNVKVVEKGLEKLGKMN; encoded by the coding sequence ATGGCATTTACCCATTTGCACGTCCATACGGAATACAGCCTTCTGGATGGTTCCTGTAAAATCAAGGAGCTGACAGCCAGGGCAAAGGAGCTTGGCATGGACAGCATGGCTGTCACGGACCATGGTGTGATGTATGGAGTCATTGATTTTTATAAAGCTGCCAGGGAGGCCGGCATTAAGCCCATACTGGGATGTGAGGTCTATGTGGCCCCGGGCTCCCGCTTTGACAGGGAAACGGTAAGCGGCGAGGACCGGTATTATCACCTGGTGCTGCTGGCAGAGAACAACAAGGGTTATGAAAACCTGATGAAAATTGTGTCCAAGGGGTTTGTGGACGGATTTTACTATAAACCCAGAGTGGACTATGAGGTGCTGCGGACCTACCGCGAGGGAATCATTGCCCTCAGCGCCTGTCTGGCAGGGGAGGTGCAGCGCTGCCTGACCAGAGGAATGTATGAGGAGGCGGTCAGGGCATCCGAAAGGTATGTGGACATATTCGGAAAGGACAACTTCTTCCTGGAGCTTCAGGACCACGGGCTGCCGGACCAGAGGCTGGTAAACCAGGGCCTTATGCGCATGAGCAGGGATACGGGCCTTAAGCTGGTGGCCACCAACGATATCCATTACACCTATGCCGAGGATGAGAAGGCCCATGATATCCTTCTGTGCATCCAGACCGGCAAGAAGGTGGCGGATGAGGACAGGATGCGCTACGAAGGGGGCCAGTACTACTGTAAGTCCGAGGAGGAAATGCGGGCCCTGTTCCCCTATGCGCCTGAGGCCATTGAAAATACCCATATGATAGCGGAACGCTGCAATGTGGAGATTGAGTTCGGGGTCACCAAGCTTCCGAAATATGAGGTGCCTGAGGGCTTTGACTCCTGGAGCTACTTAAACCATCTGTGCCGTGAGGGCTTTAAGACCCGTTACCCGGATGATGACGGCACACTGAGCAGCCGGCTGGACTATGAGCTGGATGTTATCCGCTCCATGGGATACGTGGATTATTTCCTGATAGTGTGGGATTTTATCAACTATGCCCGTTCCCAGGACATTATCGTGGGGCCTGGGCGGGGTTCCGCTGCCGGAAGCATTGTAAGCTACACACTGGGAATCACCAATATTGATCCGGTGCGTTATAATCTTCTCTTTGAGCGTTTCCTGAACCCGGAGCGCGTGTCCATGCCTGATATTGATATTGACTTTTGTTATGAGCGGCGCCAGGAGGTAATTGACTACGTGGTGCGCAAATACGGCAAGGACCAGGTGGTGCAGATTGTCACCTTCGGTACCCTGGCTGCTAAGGGTGTTGTCCGCGATGTGGGGCGTGTGCTGGATTTGCCCTATTCCCTGTGCGACACCATTGCCAAGATGATCCCGGGGGATCTGGGGATGACGCTGGATAAGGCTCTGACCATGAATCCGGATCTTAAGAAGGCATACAATGAGGATGAACAGGTCCATTATCTCATCGACATGTCCAGGCGTCTGGAGGGACTGCCCAGGCATACCTCCATGCATGCGGCCGGAGTGGTGATTGGCAGCCGGTCCATTGACGAGTTTGTGCCTCTGTCCAGGGCCTCTGACGGCACCATCACCACCCAGTTTACCATGACAACCATCGAGGAGCTGGGACTTCTCAAAATGGATTTTCTGGGGCTGCGGACCCTGACGGTTATCCAGAACGCGGTGCGGCTGGCTGAAAAGGACTACTGCATAACCATTGACATTGACCACATTGATTTTGACGATAAGAAGGTGCTTGAATCCATCGGAACAGGCAGGACCGAGGGCGTGTTCCAGCTGGAAAGCGCGGGGATGAAGAGCTTCATGAAGGAGCTTAAGGCGGAGAACCTGGAGGATATCATAGCAGGTATCTCCCTGTACCGTCCGGGCCCCATGGATTTTATACCCAAATATCTGAAGGGAAAGAACGACAGGGCTTCCATCACCTATGACTGCCCCCAGCTGGAGCCCATATTAAGCCCTACCTATGGCTGTATCGTGTACCAGGAGCAGGTGATGCAGATTGTGCGTGATTTGGCCGGATATACTATGGGACGAAGCGACCTGGTGCGCCGTGCCATGAGCAAGAAGAAAACGTCGGTCATGGAGAAGGAACGCCAGAACTTTGTCTACGGCAACCAGTCGGAAGGGGTTAAGGGCTGTGTGAACAACGGCATTGACGAGAAGACGGCAAACCACATCTACGATGAGATGATTGACTTTGCAAAATACGCTTTCAACAAGTCCCACGCAGCGGCTTACGCGGTGGTGTCTTACCAGACAGCCTATCTGAAATACTATTACCCCAGGGAGTTTATGGCGGCCCTCATGACATCGGTTATGGACAATGTAAGTAAATTTTCAGAGTATGTGCTGACCTGCCGCCGCATGATGGGCATTCCGGTGCTGCCGCCGGATATCAACGAGGGCGAGAGCGGCTTCTCCGTGTCAGGGGACGCTATCCGTTACGGCCTGTCCGCCATCAAGAGCGTGGGCAAACCTGTGACAGAGGTAATCCTGGCAGAGAGGGAGAGAAACGGTCCCTTCCGTTCCATGGAGGATTTCGTGGGGCGCATGAGCATGAAGGAAGTGAACAAGAGAACACTGGAAAATTTCATCAAGTCAGGCGCTCTGGATACCCTGCCCGGAACCAGACGGCAGAAGATGGCAGTGGCGCCCACCATGCTGGAGGAGAAGGCCAGGGAGAAAAAATCCATGTTTGAGGGACAGTTAAGCCTTTTCGACATTGCGGGTGAGGAAGACAGAAACGAATTCCAGATTACATTTCCGGATGTGGGGGAATACTCAAAGGATGAGCTTCTTGCCTTTGAGAAGGAAATACTGGGAGTCTACATCAGCGGCCATCCCCTGGATGACTATGAGGATACATGGAGGAGGAACATAACAGCCACCTCCGCCCAGTTCATCGTGGACGAGGAGACGGACGAGGCAGGGGTGGAGGACGGCTCCAGGGCTGTCATCGGCGGACTGGTGGCAGGCAAGACCGTAAAGACCACCAGGACCAACCAGCTCATGGCCTTCATAACGCTGGAAGACCTTCTGGGACCGGTGGAGGTCATAGTGTTCCCAAGGGATTACGAGGCCAACCGGGACCTTTTTACCGAGGATTCCAAGCTGTTCATCAGGGGAAGAGTGTCCATCGGAGACGATCCGGTGGGAAAGCTGGTGTGCGAGCAGGTGATTCCCTTTGACAGTGTACCCAAGGAGCTGTGGCTCCAGTTCCCGGATATGGAGACGTATCAAGCCGGGGAGCAGCGCCTTCTGACATCTCTGCGGTCCTGCGAGGGAAAGGACCGGGTGGTCATTTATCTCCAGAAGGAGAGGGCCAAGAAAGTCCTTCCGGCCAACTGGAATGTACAGGTCACGCCAGGGCTTTTGGAAGAGCTGGGAAAAGGACTTGGTGAAAAAAATGTCAAAGTCGTAGAAAAAGGTCTTGAAAAGCTGGGGAAAATGAATTAG
- a CDS encoding HPr family phosphocarrier protein: MVKKLITVELASGLEARPAAMLVQVASQYESAIYLEAEAKRVNAKSIMGMMTLCLTAGESILVEADGKDEEAAVTEIEKYLKNQ, from the coding sequence ATGGTAAAGAAATTGATTACAGTTGAATTGGCATCAGGACTTGAGGCGAGACCGGCAGCAATGCTCGTGCAGGTAGCCAGTCAGTACGAAAGCGCGATTTACCTGGAAGCAGAGGCAAAGCGTGTGAATGCCAAGAGCATCATGGGAATGATGACTCTCTGTCTGACCGCAGGCGAATCCATTTTGGTGGAAGCCGACGGAAAGGATGAGGAAGCAGCTGTAACTGAAATTGAGAAGTATCTGAAAAACCAGTAA
- the dusB gene encoding tRNA dihydrouridine synthase DusB, giving the protein MKLRIGNTVLENNVILAPMAGVTDLPFRVLCREQGAGCVVTEMVSAKAVLYNNRNTRELLQIDPDERPAAVQLFGSEPDIMAEIAARLEEGPYDYIDVNMGCPVPKIVNNGEGSALMKNPGQAKKVLTAMVKAVKKPVTVKFRKGFNDLSVNAVEFAKMAESCGVAAVAVHGRTREQYYSGKADWDIIRQVKEAVRIPVIGNGDIFTPEDAGRMLKETGCDGIMVARGAKGNPWLFGRINHYLDTGEVLPGPSMVEIKAMILRHGRMLVRFKGESVAMREMRGHMAWYTKGMPHSATLRNEINQVETLEGFVELLDRKIQS; this is encoded by the coding sequence ATGAAACTTAGGATTGGAAATACAGTTCTTGAGAATAATGTAATACTGGCGCCCATGGCGGGCGTCACGGACCTGCCCTTCCGTGTGCTGTGCCGGGAACAGGGAGCGGGCTGCGTGGTGACGGAGATGGTCAGCGCAAAGGCGGTTCTGTACAACAACCGAAACACCAGGGAGCTGCTGCAGATTGACCCGGACGAGCGCCCCGCCGCCGTGCAGCTCTTTGGCTCAGAACCGGATATTATGGCGGAGATTGCGGCCAGGCTGGAGGAAGGACCCTATGATTACATTGACGTGAACATGGGATGTCCTGTGCCGAAAATCGTCAACAACGGCGAGGGATCCGCGCTGATGAAGAACCCCGGGCAGGCGAAGAAAGTGCTGACAGCCATGGTGAAAGCGGTGAAAAAGCCTGTGACCGTGAAATTCCGCAAAGGATTTAACGACCTTTCTGTCAATGCGGTGGAATTTGCAAAGATGGCGGAAAGCTGCGGTGTCGCTGCAGTGGCTGTCCATGGACGCACCAGGGAGCAGTATTATTCCGGTAAGGCGGACTGGGACATCATCCGTCAGGTGAAGGAGGCGGTAAGGATTCCTGTCATTGGAAACGGGGATATCTTTACGCCGGAGGATGCCGGGAGGATGCTTAAAGAGACAGGCTGCGACGGCATCATGGTGGCCAGGGGAGCCAAGGGCAATCCGTGGCTGTTCGGCCGGATTAACCACTATCTGGATACAGGGGAGGTCCTTCCGGGCCCGTCCATGGTTGAGATAAAGGCCATGATTCTGCGGCACGGCCGCATGCTGGTCCGGTTTAAGGGAGAAAGTGTTGCCATGCGGGAAATGAGAGGCCATATGGCCTGGTATACAAAAGGAATGCCCCACTCAGCCACGCTCAGGAATGAAATCAATCAGGTGGAGACATTGGAGGGGTTCGTGGAGCTTCTGGACAGGAAAATCCAATCTTGA
- the greA gene encoding transcription elongation factor GreA, with protein MADKKHILTYAGLKQYEDELQNLKVVKRKEVAQKIKEAREQGDLSENAEYDAAKDEQRDIELRIEELEKLLKNAEVVVEDEIDLDKINIGCKVKLLDVEYDEEMEFYIVGSTEANSLQNKISNESPVGRALIGKVVGDCVDVETQAGDIQYKVLEIQRVS; from the coding sequence ATGGCAGATAAGAAACATATTTTGACATATGCCGGACTCAAACAGTACGAAGATGAACTGCAGAATCTGAAAGTTGTCAAGAGAAAAGAAGTTGCGCAGAAGATTAAGGAAGCAAGAGAGCAGGGCGATTTGTCCGAGAATGCAGAGTATGATGCGGCCAAGGATGAGCAGAGGGACATTGAGCTGCGTATCGAGGAACTGGAGAAGCTTCTTAAGAACGCCGAAGTCGTGGTAGAGGATGAAATCGACCTGGATAAAATTAATATCGGATGTAAGGTAAAGCTTTTGGATGTGGAGTATGACGAGGAGATGGAGTTCTATATCGTTGGATCCACTGAGGCCAACAGCCTTCAGAATAAGATAAGCAACGAATCACCGGTAGGCCGTGCCCTGATTGGCAAGGTAGTGGGTGACTGCGTAGACGTGGAGACCCAGGCAGGGGATATCCAGTATAAGGTGCTGGAAATCCAGAGGGTTTCATAA
- the murB gene encoding UDP-N-acetylmuramate dehydrogenase produces the protein MNLEHMLKEVLVSEGAACRFMEPMSSHTTFRIGGPAEAYVCPGNEEELGKVICLCREHGISWRVLGNGSNLLVSDRGIEGVVIAMEGNWCYAGAEGNLIRAGAGELLARVARVALEHGLTGMEFAAGIPGSVGGALVMNAGAYGSEIKNILKSARVMTNEGEVLELSRDELKLGYRTSCIPDRGYTVLEASFQLEPGDRAAIEARMKELAARRREKQPLEYPSAGSTFKRPQGYFAGRLIEDAGLRGYGMGGARVSEKHCGFVINGGNATASDVMALCGHIRKTVMEQSGVELEMEVKRWGEF, from the coding sequence TTGAATCTGGAACATATGTTGAAAGAGGTGCTTGTATCAGAAGGGGCGGCGTGCCGTTTCATGGAACCCATGAGCAGCCACACCACCTTCCGCATCGGGGGGCCGGCTGAAGCCTATGTGTGCCCCGGCAATGAAGAGGAGCTGGGAAAGGTTATCTGCCTGTGCAGAGAACACGGTATTTCCTGGAGAGTGCTGGGAAATGGCAGCAATCTCCTGGTCAGCGACAGGGGAATCGAGGGCGTGGTCATTGCGATGGAAGGAAACTGGTGCTATGCCGGGGCAGAGGGAAACCTTATACGTGCGGGGGCAGGTGAACTGCTGGCCCGTGTGGCCCGCGTGGCCCTGGAACACGGTCTGACCGGTATGGAATTTGCCGCAGGCATACCCGGCAGCGTCGGCGGTGCCCTGGTGATGAACGCGGGGGCCTATGGATCTGAGATAAAGAATATCCTCAAATCAGCCAGGGTCATGACAAATGAGGGAGAGGTGCTGGAGCTTTCCCGGGATGAACTGAAACTGGGATACCGCACCAGCTGTATCCCCGACAGGGGATATACGGTTCTGGAGGCATCCTTTCAGCTGGAACCGGGGGACCGGGCGGCCATTGAGGCCCGGATGAAGGAACTGGCGGCCAGACGGAGGGAGAAACAGCCTTTGGAATATCCCAGCGCAGGCAGCACCTTTAAACGTCCTCAGGGATATTTTGCTGGCAGGCTCATAGAGGATGCCGGTCTCAGGGGATACGGCATGGGCGGTGCCAGGGTATCGGAGAAGCACTGCGGTTTTGTGATCAACGGCGGAAACGCCACTGCGTCCGATGTCATGGCCCTTTGTGGTCATATCAGAAAGACGGTGATGGAACAATCCGGCGTGGAGCTTGAGATGGAAGTGAAGCGCTGGGGGGAATTCTGA